Proteins encoded together in one Bacteroides ovatus window:
- a CDS encoding SusC/RagA family TonB-linked outer membrane protein, whose translation MNDRRNSFFRLFLLILLCLGVQSLRAQTVTKVFKNEPLKAVLKEVERQTKYSIIYKTDEVNENKKITASFQQATVNNVLATVLDKDVEYKLQNRMIIITKKTERNTTAVPSQPLHRVTGKVVDVNGDPVIGASVQVMGQSMGTITNLDGEFTLSSVPANALVVVSYIGFEKKEIKVSDLQKSSRVILREDTATLEEVVVVGYGTQKKINLTGAVAVVDSKAMEDRPVPRASQMLQGTVPNMNVTFGSGYPGASATINIRGVNSISGNASPLVLIDGIEGDIDRLNPNDIASISVLKDASSAAIYGARASYGVILVTTKEGSARKTTVSYDGRYSWSNQTTSTDFETRGYYSAGINDLFYTNYNGKPYTNYTEEDYRQLWLRRNDKTENPERPWVVTDQRDGRDTYVYYGNFDWYNYLYRKNRPMWEHNISVSGGNEKLNYYLSGNTVDQTGIFRQNPDKYKVYNFRSKISAKITPRLTISNNTKYHYNSYSYPGLSGINNNFNTAVNHALASFVPINPDGSAVYLTSLSNSAVLDGMGAILAYGKHKNEDQRYEFSTTFEASFNVMKNLNVRANYSYLHYNYQTMNRTVNVPYSKYPGEISYLTTGSGVNQLKETQTNHWYQAFNVYGDYMLDIADHQIKIMAGYNYETKRLKDIKVSRQGLLSDDLNDLNLAVGDAMTMSGGQNEYALLGAFYRLNYSYKGGRYLFETSGRYDGSSRFRSGHRFGFFPSASVGWRISEEPFFGNLKKNIDNVKLRLSYGSLGNQQVGYYDYIQTINTNGTMNYIFGDQKKGSYASVSDPNSADLTWETVSTWNVGLDLGFLNNRLNLTADAYVRDTKGMQTSGKKLPGAYGANEPKQNAANLRTKGWELMLTWNDAFKLANKPFRYNLSVGLADNTSEITKFDNPSKILSDYYVGQKLGDIWGYVVDGLFRTDEEAANYNVDQTAVNFVINTAQVNPGLHAGDMKFVDLDGDHTISSGSNTADDPGDRKIIGNSLPRYTYSIQGGFDWYGFDFSIYLQGVGHQDWYPGTNSVFFWGPYARPYSSFIPRDFLSQVWSPENPDAYFPRPIGYLSLGNNRSLGVVNDRYLQNLAYCRVKNITVGYTIPAVWTKKVKIERLHIYFSGENLFTFSPLKSDYIDPEQASAENSIQSANGNAKLYPWSKTYSFGVNVTF comes from the coding sequence ATGAATGACCGAAGAAACTCATTTTTTAGACTGTTTCTCCTGATTCTGTTGTGTTTGGGCGTCCAGTCACTACGGGCGCAGACAGTTACAAAGGTCTTTAAAAATGAGCCGCTGAAGGCGGTATTGAAAGAAGTTGAGCGGCAGACGAAGTACTCCATTATCTATAAAACGGACGAGGTTAATGAAAACAAGAAGATAACGGCTTCCTTTCAGCAGGCAACTGTTAATAATGTGCTTGCTACTGTTTTGGATAAGGATGTAGAGTATAAACTACAAAACCGGATGATTATCATCACAAAGAAAACAGAACGTAATACTACTGCCGTCCCATCGCAGCCTTTACATCGGGTTACGGGGAAAGTGGTCGATGTGAACGGTGACCCGGTAATCGGTGCCAGTGTACAGGTGATGGGACAGTCTATGGGAACGATCACGAATTTGGATGGTGAATTTACATTATCCTCGGTTCCGGCCAATGCCCTAGTCGTTGTGTCCTATATTGGATTTGAGAAGAAAGAAATTAAAGTCTCCGACTTGCAGAAATCTTCGAGAGTAATACTCCGGGAGGATACGGCTACGCTGGAAGAAGTGGTGGTGGTAGGCTATGGTACTCAAAAGAAAATAAACCTGACGGGAGCTGTTGCAGTAGTAGACAGTAAAGCGATGGAAGACAGACCCGTGCCGAGAGCCTCACAGATGTTGCAAGGGACTGTGCCCAATATGAATGTAACTTTTGGGTCTGGGTATCCGGGAGCTTCGGCAACTATCAATATCCGTGGTGTGAATTCTATCAGTGGCAATGCATCGCCATTAGTGCTGATTGACGGAATAGAAGGGGATATCGACCGCTTGAATCCGAATGACATCGCTTCCATTTCCGTATTAAAAGATGCATCTTCGGCCGCTATTTACGGGGCTCGTGCTTCTTATGGTGTTATCCTCGTGACTACCAAGGAAGGCTCCGCCCGCAAGACTACCGTTTCGTATGATGGAAGATATTCATGGAGTAATCAGACGACTTCTACTGATTTTGAAACCAGGGGATATTATTCGGCAGGCATCAACGACTTGTTTTATACCAATTATAACGGAAAGCCTTATACCAACTATACGGAAGAAGACTACCGCCAGCTTTGGTTGCGCCGGAATGATAAAACGGAGAATCCCGAACGTCCCTGGGTAGTTACCGACCAACGTGACGGAAGAGATACATACGTCTATTACGGTAACTTCGACTGGTATAATTATCTTTATCGTAAAAACAGACCGATGTGGGAGCACAATATCAGTGTCAGTGGAGGAAATGAAAAGTTGAACTATTATTTATCAGGAAATACAGTTGACCAAACGGGTATCTTCAGACAGAATCCTGATAAATACAAGGTGTATAATTTCAGAAGTAAAATCTCGGCAAAGATCACTCCACGACTGACAATCAGCAATAACACGAAGTACCATTATAATAGTTACTCTTATCCGGGATTATCGGGTATTAATAACAACTTCAATACTGCGGTGAATCATGCACTGGCGAGCTTTGTACCCATTAATCCGGATGGCAGTGCGGTGTATCTGACTTCGTTGAGCAATTCTGCTGTTTTGGATGGCATGGGAGCTATTCTTGCTTATGGAAAACATAAGAATGAAGACCAGCGGTATGAGTTTTCCACGACTTTCGAAGCAAGTTTCAATGTAATGAAGAACCTGAATGTCCGTGCAAATTACAGCTACCTGCACTATAACTATCAGACCATGAACAGAACAGTAAATGTACCATATTCTAAGTATCCGGGTGAGATATCCTATCTGACTACCGGAAGCGGTGTGAATCAGTTGAAAGAAACGCAGACCAATCATTGGTATCAGGCTTTCAATGTTTATGGTGATTATATGCTGGATATTGCCGACCATCAGATAAAAATCATGGCAGGTTACAATTATGAAACCAAGCGCCTGAAAGATATCAAAGTCTCCCGCCAGGGCTTGCTCTCCGATGACTTGAATGACTTAAATCTGGCAGTCGGAGATGCGATGACTATGTCCGGCGGACAAAATGAATATGCGCTTTTGGGAGCATTTTATCGTCTTAATTACTCCTATAAAGGAGGTCGTTACCTATTTGAGACGAGTGGACGCTATGACGGAAGTTCACGTTTCAGAAGCGGACACCGTTTCGGTTTCTTCCCCTCGGCTTCCGTAGGATGGAGAATCAGTGAAGAACCGTTTTTCGGGAATTTAAAGAAGAATATTGATAATGTGAAATTGCGTCTGTCATACGGTTCGTTGGGAAATCAGCAGGTAGGATACTACGATTATATCCAAACCATTAATACCAACGGTACAATGAATTATATCTTTGGCGATCAGAAGAAAGGCTCTTATGCAAGTGTCTCCGACCCGAATTCCGCCGACCTGACCTGGGAAACCGTTTCGACTTGGAACGTAGGACTCGATCTCGGATTCCTGAACAACCGTCTGAACCTGACTGCCGATGCCTATGTTCGTGATACTAAAGGTATGCAAACTTCCGGCAAAAAGCTTCCCGGTGCTTATGGAGCCAACGAGCCCAAGCAAAATGCAGCCAACTTGCGTACCAAAGGCTGGGAATTGATGCTGACCTGGAATGATGCTTTCAAACTGGCAAACAAACCTTTCCGTTATAACCTGTCCGTAGGCTTGGCAGATAATACATCGGAAATAACCAAATTCGATAATCCTTCCAAGATATTGAGTGATTATTATGTAGGTCAGAAATTGGGAGATATCTGGGGATATGTAGTAGACGGACTTTTCAGAACAGACGAAGAAGCGGCAAACTATAACGTCGACCAAACAGCAGTCAACTTCGTTATCAATACAGCGCAGGTGAATCCGGGACTTCACGCCGGTGATATGAAATTTGTTGATTTAGACGGCGACCATACAATATCTTCCGGCTCGAACACGGCAGATGATCCGGGCGACCGTAAAATAATCGGAAACTCATTGCCGCGCTATACATACAGTATTCAAGGTGGATTCGACTGGTATGGATTCGACTTCTCCATCTATCTTCAGGGAGTAGGACATCAAGACTGGTATCCGGGTACTAATTCTGTATTCTTTTGGGGACCATACGCTCGTCCGTATTCATCGTTCATTCCACGCGATTTCTTGAGCCAGGTATGGAGCCCGGAAAATCCCGATGCTTATTTCCCACGTCCGATAGGGTATCTTTCCCTCGGCAATAACCGTTCTTTGGGAGTGGTGAACGACCGTTATTTGCAGAATCTGGCTTATTGCAGAGTGAAGAATATCACAGTAGGCTATACGATTCCCGCCGTATGGACGAAGAAGGTAAAGATAGAACGCCTGCATATCTATTTCAGTGGTGAGAATCTGTTTACCTTCTCTCCGCTAAAGAGCGACTACATTGATCCGGAACAAGCATCGGCAGAAAATTCCATCCAATCGGCAAATGGTAACGCAAAGTTGTATCCCTGGTCAAAGACCTATTCTTTTGGAGTGAACGTAACTTTTTAA
- a CDS encoding FecR family protein, with product MKQEENIRELAIQYFEGRISRADEKNLFEYIEQVEGGYGRFRQWEREWMNHRNTDSETDAEWEALKHKMYTQEAIVPLLKKSKPGIWKIARIAAVIALIVGTTLGIQQAIYLFTPKTFFVCEAPLGDKSKIQLSDGTVVWLNAGSVLRYSNHFNTADRVVELEGEGYFEVTKQNGKQFTVKTHEYDVVVKGTKFNVSAYSDDSYITTTLLEGAVELNYKEDQIRMSPGESISLDLVTRQLKGKKVNARQAMAWAEDRIEYDDITLGEMVKKLSRQYDVHIQLESEKLGDMKFRVSLRNKETIVDVMDALKEIIPIKVEYKEKDIYIR from the coding sequence ATGAAGCAAGAAGAAAATATCCGTGAATTGGCTATTCAGTATTTTGAAGGACGCATATCAAGAGCTGACGAAAAGAATCTGTTCGAATATATCGAACAGGTGGAAGGTGGCTATGGCAGGTTCCGTCAATGGGAGAGAGAATGGATGAATCACCGGAATACCGATTCGGAGACAGATGCCGAATGGGAAGCTTTGAAGCATAAGATGTATACGCAGGAAGCGATTGTTCCGTTATTGAAAAAGTCGAAACCTGGTATATGGAAGATAGCCCGTATTGCTGCCGTTATAGCATTGATTGTCGGTACTACGTTGGGTATTCAACAGGCTATTTACTTGTTTACGCCAAAGACTTTCTTTGTTTGCGAAGCTCCGTTGGGGGATAAGAGTAAGATACAGCTTTCGGATGGTACAGTTGTATGGCTGAATGCAGGTTCCGTATTAAGATATTCGAATCATTTTAATACAGCCGACCGGGTGGTGGAGCTGGAAGGAGAGGGGTATTTTGAGGTGACTAAACAGAATGGAAAGCAATTTACAGTAAAGACGCATGAATATGATGTGGTGGTAAAAGGTACGAAATTTAATGTATCTGCCTATTCAGACGATTCGTATATAACAACCACCTTGCTGGAAGGAGCAGTAGAGTTGAATTATAAAGAAGATCAGATACGGATGTCTCCGGGAGAATCTATTTCTTTGGATTTGGTAACAAGACAGTTGAAAGGAAAGAAAGTAAATGCACGTCAGGCAATGGCGTGGGCGGAAGACAGGATTGAATATGATGACATTACGTTAGGAGAGATGGTGAAGAAGCTTTCACGTCAGTACGATGTGCATATTCAGTTAGAGTCGGAGAAATTGGGCGATATGAAGTTCCGTGTTTCGTTGCGTAATAAAGAGACAATCGTAGATGTAATGGATGCACTGAAAGAAATCATACCTATCAAAGTAGAATATAAGGAAAAGGATATATATATAAGATAA
- a CDS encoding RNA polymerase sigma-70 factor codes for MVDFMDDKQLLGELKRGNNAAFEFLFKSYYPRLRGYAIRFIEDEETVRDIIQECFLRFWERREMLSVFSLTSLLFSMVRNGCLNYLKHRSIVEKYRVEYLAKVDGEERLYYADFMQDAEHKLLYKELQEQIALVLNQLPDRSREIFLLSRFRGLKNREIAEKLQISTTAVEKHIARALQYFSRHFSERYPVDLYIVILAWLMMEQK; via the coding sequence ATGGTAGATTTCATGGATGATAAACAATTATTGGGAGAGCTGAAAAGAGGCAATAATGCAGCTTTTGAGTTTCTGTTCAAGAGTTATTATCCTCGTTTGCGAGGGTATGCTATTCGTTTTATAGAAGATGAAGAAACGGTTCGTGATATTATTCAAGAGTGTTTCTTACGATTTTGGGAACGTCGCGAAATGTTATCTGTCTTCTCACTTACTTCTCTTCTTTTTTCTATGGTCCGCAATGGATGTCTAAATTATCTGAAGCATCGCTCGATTGTTGAAAAGTACCGGGTGGAGTACTTGGCAAAGGTGGATGGGGAAGAAAGACTCTACTATGCAGACTTTATGCAGGATGCAGAACATAAATTATTATACAAGGAATTGCAGGAGCAGATTGCCCTTGTGCTTAATCAGTTGCCGGACAGGTCGCGTGAGATTTTTTTGTTAAGCCGTTTCAGGGGATTGAAGAACAGGGAAATCGCAGAAAAACTACAAATATCTACCACAGCAGTCGAAAAGCATATAGCAAGGGCTTTGCAATATTTCTCCCGGCATTTTAGCGAACGCTATCCGGTGGATCTGTATATAGTGATATTGGCATGGCTGATGATGGAGCAGAAATAA
- the scpA gene encoding methylmalonyl-CoA mutase: MRKDFKNIDIYAAFQPTNGAEWQKANGISADWKTPEHIEVKPVYTKEDLEGMEHLGYAAGLPPYLRGPYSVMYTLRPWTIRQYAGFSTAEESNAFYRRNLAAGQKGLSVAFDLATHRGYDPDHERVVGDVGKAGVSICSLENMKVLFDGIPLNKMSVSMTMNGAVLPIMAFYINAGLEQGAKLEEMAGTIQNDILKEFMVRNTYIYPPAFSMKIISDIFEYTSQKMPKFNSISISGYHMQEAGATADIELAYTLADGLEYLRAGTAAGIDIDAFAPRLSFFWAIGTNHFMEIAKMRAARMLWAKIVKQFNPKNPKSLALRTHSQTSGWSLTEQDPFNNVGRTCIEAMAAALGHTQSLHTNALDEAIALPTDFSARIARNTQIYIQEETYICKNVDPWGGSYYVESLTNELAHKAWEHIQEIEKLGGMAKAIETGIPKMRIEEAAARTQARIDSGQQTIVGVNKYRLEKEAPIDILEIDNTAVRLEQIENLKRLKDGRNQAEVDKALAAITECVKTGKGNLLELAVEAARVRATLGEISYACEQIVGRYKAIIRTISGVYSSESKNDSDFKRACELAEKFAKKEGRQPRIMVAKMGQDGHDRGAKVVATGYADCGFDVDMGPLFQTPAEAAREAVENDVHVVGVSSLAAGHKTLVPQIIEELKKLGREDIVVIAGGVIPAQDYDFLYKAGVAAIFGPGTPVAKAACQILEILMDEE; this comes from the coding sequence ATGAGAAAAGATTTTAAAAACATCGATATATATGCCGCATTTCAGCCGACTAATGGTGCTGAATGGCAAAAGGCTAACGGTATCTCCGCTGACTGGAAAACACCGGAACACATTGAAGTGAAGCCTGTTTATACAAAAGAAGACCTCGAAGGAATGGAACACCTTGGCTATGCTGCCGGACTTCCTCCTTATCTGCGCGGTCCGTATTCAGTTATGTACACTCTTCGTCCTTGGACCATCCGCCAGTATGCCGGATTCTCTACCGCCGAAGAATCAAATGCATTTTATCGCCGTAATTTGGCTGCCGGTCAGAAAGGTTTGTCAGTGGCATTCGACTTAGCTACTCACCGCGGTTATGACCCCGATCACGAACGTGTAGTGGGTGACGTAGGTAAAGCCGGTGTATCTATCTGTTCATTGGAAAATATGAAAGTGCTGTTTGATGGTATCCCATTGAATAAGATGTCTGTGTCTATGACAATGAATGGAGCTGTACTTCCGATTATGGCATTCTATATCAATGCCGGTCTGGAACAAGGTGCTAAACTCGAAGAAATGGCCGGTACTATCCAGAATGATATTCTGAAAGAATTCATGGTGCGTAATACTTATATTTATCCGCCTGCATTCTCTATGAAGATTATTTCAGATATTTTCGAATACACTTCGCAGAAGATGCCTAAGTTCAACTCTATCTCTATCTCCGGTTATCACATGCAGGAAGCAGGCGCAACCGCGGATATCGAGTTAGCTTATACATTGGCCGATGGTTTGGAATATCTTCGTGCAGGAACGGCAGCAGGCATTGATATTGATGCATTTGCACCGCGTCTGTCTTTCTTCTGGGCGATTGGAACCAATCACTTTATGGAAATAGCCAAGATGCGTGCTGCACGTATGTTGTGGGCAAAGATTGTGAAACAATTCAATCCGAAGAACCCGAAATCACTGGCGTTGCGTACTCACTCGCAGACTTCAGGCTGGTCACTGACCGAACAGGATCCGTTCAATAACGTAGGACGTACCTGTATTGAGGCTATGGCTGCAGCTTTGGGGCATACTCAATCTTTGCATACCAATGCATTGGATGAGGCTATTGCTCTTCCAACAGATTTTTCCGCACGTATTGCCCGTAATACACAGATTTACATTCAGGAAGAAACTTACATCTGCAAGAACGTTGACCCATGGGGTGGTTCTTACTATGTAGAATCTCTGACGAACGAACTGGCACACAAGGCTTGGGAGCATATTCAGGAAATTGAAAAACTGGGTGGTATGGCGAAAGCTATCGAAACAGGTATTCCAAAGATGCGTATCGAAGAAGCTGCTGCACGTACACAGGCTCGTATCGACAGTGGTCAGCAGACAATTGTCGGTGTGAACAAGTATCGTTTGGAAAAAGAAGCTCCGATTGATATTCTAGAAATTGATAATACAGCCGTTCGTCTTGAACAGATTGAAAACCTGAAACGTTTGAAAGATGGACGTAATCAGGCTGAAGTGGACAAAGCATTGGCAGCAATTACCGAATGTGTGAAGACTGGCAAGGGTAACTTGTTGGAATTGGCTGTGGAAGCAGCTCGTGTTCGCGCAACATTGGGTGAAATTTCTTATGCTTGCGAACAGATAGTAGGACGTTATAAAGCAATAATTAGAACGATATCAGGCGTGTATTCATCAGAAAGTAAAAACGATAGCGACTTCAAACGTGCTTGTGAACTGGCCGAGAAGTTCGCGAAGAAAGAGGGGCGTCAACCTCGTATCATGGTTGCAAAGATGGGACAGGACGGTCACGACCGTGGTGCTAAAGTCGTAGCAACCGGTTATGCTGACTGTGGCTTCGATGTGGATATGGGACCGTTGTTCCAGACTCCGGCGGAAGCTGCTCGCGAGGCTGTTGAAAACGACGTTCATGTAGTAGGTGTTTCTTCACTGGCTGCCGGACATAAGACATTGGTTCCGCAAATTATTGAAGAACTGAAGAAACTGGGTCGCGAAGACATTGTAGTGATTGCCGGTGGTGTTATTCCTGCACAAGATTACGATTTCTTGTATAAGGCAGGTGTAGCTGCTATCTTCGGTCCGGGTACTCCGGTAGCGAAAGCTGCTTGTCAGATTCTGGAAATCCTAATGGATGAAGAATAA
- the mutA gene encoding methylmalonyl-CoA mutase small subunit codes for MADKKEKLFSDFSPASTEQWMEKVTADLKGADFEKKLVWKTNEGFKVKPFYRMEDLEDLKTTDALPGEFPYLRGTKKDNNAWLVRQEIRVECPKEANAKALDILNKGVDSLSFHVKAKELNAEYIETLLSDIQAECVELNFSTCQGHVVELANLLVAYFQKKDYDVKKLKGSINYDFFNKMLTRGKEKGDMVQTAKSLIEAIQPLPFYRVLNVNALSLNNAGAYISQELGYALAWGNEYMGQLTDAGIPAAIVAKKIKFNFGISSNYFLEIAKFRAARLLWANIVASYNPECVRDCENKGPNGECRCAAKMAVHAETSTFNLTLFDAHVNLLRTQTEAMSAALGGVDSMTVTPFDKTYETPDEFSERLARNQQLLLKEESHFDKVIDPAAGSYYIENLTVAIAKQAWELFLAVEEAGGFYAALKAGTVQAAVNESNKARHKAVAQRREVLLGTNQFPNFNEKAGNKQPVEGKCCCGGDSHTCEKEVDTLVFDRAASQFEALRLETEASGKRPKAFMLTIGNLAMRQARAQYSCNFLACAGYEVIDNLGFETVEAGVEAAIAAKADIVVICSSDDEYAEYAIPAFKALNGRAMFIVAGAPACMDDLKAAGIENFIHVRVNVLDTLKEFNAKLLK; via the coding sequence ATGGCAGACAAAAAAGAAAAACTCTTCTCAGACTTTTCTCCTGCCTCCACCGAACAATGGATGGAGAAGGTTACAGCCGATTTAAAAGGTGCTGATTTTGAGAAGAAGCTCGTTTGGAAAACAAACGAAGGGTTTAAAGTGAAACCTTTTTACCGGATGGAAGATCTGGAGGATTTAAAAACTACTGATGCACTTCCTGGAGAGTTCCCTTATTTAAGAGGAACTAAAAAAGACAACAATGCATGGTTGGTCCGTCAGGAAATTAGAGTAGAATGTCCGAAAGAAGCCAATGCGAAAGCACTGGATATCCTAAATAAGGGTGTTGACTCACTTTCTTTCCATGTGAAAGCAAAAGAACTTAATGCGGAATATATTGAAACACTGTTAAGTGATATTCAGGCAGAGTGTGTTGAACTGAATTTCTCAACCTGTCAGGGGCATGTGGTTGAGTTGGCTAATCTGCTGGTAGCTTATTTCCAGAAGAAAGATTATGATGTGAAGAAACTGAAAGGTTCTATCAACTATGATTTCTTCAACAAGATGCTGACTCGTGGCAAGGAGAAAGGTGATATGGTACAGACAGCCAAATCTTTGATTGAAGCCATTCAGCCGCTTCCTTTCTATCGTGTGCTGAATGTAAACGCTTTATCATTGAATAATGCAGGCGCTTATATTTCTCAGGAACTGGGCTATGCTCTGGCTTGGGGAAATGAATATATGGGTCAATTGACTGATGCCGGTATTCCTGCTGCCATAGTAGCCAAGAAAATCAAATTTAATTTTGGTATCAGTTCCAATTATTTCCTTGAAATAGCGAAATTCCGTGCGGCACGTTTGCTTTGGGCAAATATTGTAGCTTCTTACAATCCCGAATGTGTGCGTGATTGCGAGAATAAAGGTCCTAACGGAGAATGTCGTTGCGCAGCAAAAATGGCGGTTCATGCCGAAACTTCTACTTTCAATCTTACTTTGTTTGATGCACATGTAAATCTGCTTCGTACACAGACTGAAGCCATGAGTGCTGCATTAGGAGGCGTAGACTCTATGACGGTAACTCCGTTTGATAAGACTTATGAGACTCCGGACGAGTTCTCAGAACGCCTGGCTCGTAACCAACAACTGCTGCTGAAAGAAGAATCTCATTTTGATAAAGTGATCGACCCTGCTGCCGGTTCTTATTATATCGAGAATCTGACTGTGGCTATTGCAAAACAGGCTTGGGAACTCTTCCTTGCTGTAGAAGAAGCAGGTGGCTTCTATGCGGCATTGAAAGCAGGAACTGTTCAGGCTGCTGTGAATGAGAGCAACAAAGCTCGTCATAAAGCAGTTGCACAGCGTCGTGAAGTGCTGTTGGGTACCAACCAATTCCCGAACTTCAATGAAAAGGCTGGCAATAAGCAACCTGTTGAAGGTAAGTGTTGTTGCGGAGGTGACTCTCATACTTGCGAAAAAGAGGTGGATACTCTGGTGTTCGATCGTGCTGCCAGTCAGTTTGAAGCATTGCGTCTCGAAACAGAAGCATCAGGCAAACGTCCGAAAGCGTTCATGTTAACCATTGGTAATCTGGCCATGCGTCAGGCACGTGCTCAATATTCTTGTAACTTCCTGGCTTGTGCCGGTTATGAAGTAATTGATAATCTGGGATTTGAGACAGTAGAAGCAGGAGTAGAGGCAGCTATAGCTGCAAAAGCTGATATTGTTGTTATCTGTTCCAGCGATGATGAATATGCTGAATATGCAATTCCTGCTTTCAAAGCACTGAATGGTCGTGCTATGTTTATCGTTGCCGGTGCTCCGGCTTGTATGGACGACCTGAAAGCTGCAGGTATCGAAAACTTCATCCATGTTCGTGTCAATGTATTGGATACCTTGAAAGAGTTTAACGCTAAACTATTGAAGTAA
- a CDS encoding putative transporter, with the protein MDWLQSLLWDPSSVAHIVLLYAFVVAAGVYLGKIKIFGVSLGVTFVLFAGILMGHFGFTADTHILHFIREFGLILFVFCIGLQVGPSFFSSFKKGGMTLNLLAVGIVVLNIAVALGLYYLWNDRVELPMMVGILYGAVTNTPGLGAANEALNQLHYTGPQIALGYACAYPLGVVGIIGSIIAIRYIFRVNMAKEEESLKIQSGDSHHKPHMMSLEVRNESISGKTLIEIKNFLGRKFVCSRIRHDGHVSIPDHETVFNIGDQLFIVCSEEDAPAIVVFIGKEVELDWEKQDLPMVSRRILVTKPEINGKTLGSMHFRSMYGVNVTRINRSGMDLFADPNLILQVGDRVMVVGQQDAVERVAGVLGNQLKRLDTPNIVTIFVGIFLGILLGSLPIAFPGMPTPLKLGLAGGPLVVAILIGRFGHKLHLVTYTTMSANLMLREIGIVLFLASVGIDAGANFVQTVVEGDGLLYVGSGFLITVIPLLIIGTIARLYYKVNYFTLMGLIAGSNTDPPALAYANQTTSGDAPAVGYSTVYPLSMFLRILTGQMILLAMM; encoded by the coding sequence ATGGATTGGTTACAAAGTTTATTATGGGACCCCAGCTCCGTAGCTCACATCGTGCTCCTCTACGCATTTGTAGTGGCTGCCGGCGTGTATCTTGGTAAGATAAAGATATTCGGAGTTTCTTTGGGCGTCACATTTGTTTTGTTTGCCGGCATCCTAATGGGACATTTCGGCTTCACAGCCGATACACACATCCTACATTTCATCCGTGAATTCGGATTGATCTTGTTCGTATTCTGTATCGGTCTTCAGGTGGGGCCATCTTTCTTCTCCTCTTTCAAAAAAGGAGGAATGACATTAAACCTGTTGGCTGTAGGCATCGTAGTGTTAAATATTGCTGTCGCACTGGGGCTTTATTACCTCTGGAACGACCGGGTAGAACTGCCGATGATGGTAGGTATCCTTTACGGAGCAGTGACAAATACTCCGGGACTTGGTGCTGCCAATGAGGCTCTGAATCAGTTGCATTATACCGGTCCGCAGATTGCTCTCGGTTATGCATGTGCTTATCCCCTCGGTGTGGTAGGTATCATTGGTTCTATCATTGCCATCCGTTACATCTTCCGTGTCAATATGGCGAAAGAAGAAGAAAGCCTGAAAATCCAAAGTGGAGATTCACACCACAAACCTCACATGATGAGCCTGGAAGTTCGCAATGAATCAATTAGTGGAAAAACGCTGATTGAAATCAAGAATTTCCTGGGCCGTAAGTTCGTTTGCTCCCGAATTCGCCATGATGGTCATGTAAGTATTCCCGACCATGAAACAGTGTTTAATATAGGCGACCAGTTATTTATCGTCTGCTCGGAAGAAGACGCTCCTGCAATTGTAGTATTTATCGGAAAAGAAGTGGAGCTCGACTGGGAAAAACAAGACCTCCCAATGGTTTCCCGTCGTATTCTGGTTACCAAACCGGAAATCAATGGTAAAACATTAGGTTCTATGCACTTCCGTAGTATGTATGGGGTCAATGTCACTCGTATCAACCGTTCCGGTATGGACCTGTTTGCCGATCCGAATCTGATACTTCAGGTAGGTGACCGCGTTATGGTGGTAGGACAGCAAGATGCAGTGGAACGTGTTGCCGGTGTACTGGGTAATCAGTTAAAACGCTTGGATACACCGAACATTGTTACGATCTTCGTTGGTATCTTCTTAGGTATCCTTCTGGGTAGTCTTCCGATTGCATTCCCAGGTATGCCGACTCCCTTAAAATTAGGTTTGGCAGGCGGACCGCTGGTAGTGGCAATTCTTATCGGCCGTTTCGGTCATAAGCTGCATTTAGTGACTTATACAACCATGAGTGCCAACCTGATGCTTCGTGAAATCGGTATCGTTCTCTTCCTTGCCAGTGTCGGTATAGATGCCGGTGCCAATTTCGTGCAAACGGTAGTCGAGGGAGACGGATTACTATACGTAGGTTCCGGTTTCCTTATCACCGTTATCCCGCTACTTATCATCGGCACCATCGCAAGATTATATTATAAGGTAAACTACTTCACCCTGATGGGATTGATAGCCGGTAGTAATACCGACCCACCGGCATTGGCTTATGCCAATCAAACAACCTCCGGAGATGCTCCGGCAGTGGGATACTCTACAGTTTATCCGTTATCGATGTTCCTCCGTATTCTGACGGGACAGATGATATTATTAGCAATGATGTAA